A genome region from Pseudorca crassidens isolate mPseCra1 chromosome 20, mPseCra1.hap1, whole genome shotgun sequence includes the following:
- the LOC137214289 gene encoding zinc finger protein 549-like isoform X2 — MVAAAFMVPGQGHVIFEDVAVSFSQEEWGLLNDAQRLLYCDVMLENLSLIASLGCWCAVGTEEAASEQCVSVELVTQDRNPNPDPSILKTLTSDMGALVEKCVLYLTEHQGVHSGLKPSSSGACGKMFTSHLQHHQKQPSGEKHLRSEENGALLMTSCKVFLPNNMFTCGEVEKAFLRSLGFPHHQPSHDGEHPGRSKQSREVSHPGQGHYECNECGKAFSKKYKFMEHLRVHTGEKPYECSDCGKFFRLTSSLTHHRKVHIGKRLHECPNCGKVFAHKYKLVEHQRIHTGERPYECNQCGKAFLQKDTLVRHQKVHTGENSHKSSECGKPFLYRKNLLVHQRRKEKPYECSKCGKSFVFKKRLLDHQRIHTGEKPYMCSECGKAYVYKGSLVVHKRSHTGEKAYGCKCGKFFTSSSALSKHQNVHTAERPYECSECGKAFKVKIKLVEHQRIHTGEKPYECNQCGKAFKLKYSLVRHQTVHTGEKPFNCNECGKPFSYKTSLLEHQRIHTGERPHTCNKCGEGFVYRRSLVVHQRIHTGERPYMCSECGEAFVYRRGLIAHQGIHTRGKP, encoded by the coding sequence GGTGTTGGTGTGCAGTAGGTACTGAGGAGGCTGCTTCTGAACAATGTGTTTCTGTAGAACTAGTGACACAAGACAGGAATCCAAATCCAGACCCATCTATCCTGAAGACTCTTACTTCGGATATGGGTGCCCTGGTAGAGAAATGTGTTTTGTACCTGACTGAGCACCAAGGAGTGCATTCTGGGCTGAAACCATCCTCTTCTGGGGCCTGTGGGAAAATGTTCACTTCTCACCTACAACATCACCAGAAGCAGCCCAGTGGAGAGAAACACCTCAGAAGCGAGGAAAATGGAGCCTTGCTTATGACGAGCTGCAAAGTCTTTTTACCCAACAATATGTTCACATGCGGAGAGGTTGAGAAGGCATTCCTAAGAAGCTTGGGCTTTCCCCATCACCAGCCATCCCACGATGGAGAGCACCCAGGTAGAAGCAAGCAGAGCAGGGAGGTCTCTCACCCTGGGCAAGGGCATTATGAGTGCAATGAATGTGGCAAAGCCTTCAGTAAGAAGTATAAATTCATGGAGCACCTGAGAGTTCACACTGGTGAAAAACCTTATGAGTGCAGTGACTGCGGGAAGTTCTTTAGACTCACCTCCAGTCTTACTCACCATAGGAAGGTTCACATAGGAAAAAGGCTTCATGAGTGCCCTAATTGTGGGAAAGTGTTTGCCCACAAATATAAACTTGTTGAGCACCAGAGAATCCACACTGGAGAAAGACCCTATGAGTGTAATCAATGTGGGAAAGCTTTCCTTCAAAAGGATACACTTGTTAGGCACCAAAAAGTCCACACTGGAGAAAATTCTCATAAGagcagtgaatgtgggaagcccttcctttacagaaaaaatctcCTTGTGcatcagaggagaaaagaaaagccttATGAGTGTAGCAAATGTGGGAAGTCATTCGTCTTCAAAAAAAGGCTTCTTGATCACCAGCGAATCCACACCGGAGAAAAGCCTTAtatgtgcagtgaatgtgggaaagcctatGTCTACAAAGGAAGTCTTGTTGTGCATAAGAGAAGTCATACTGGAGAAAAGGCTTATGGATGTAAATGTGGGAAGTTCTTTACAAGCAGCTCTGCCCTCAGTAAACACCAGAATGTTCACACTGcagaaaggccttatgagtgcagtgaatgtgggaaagctttcaaGGTCAAAATTAAACTTGTTGAGCACCAGAGAATCcacactggagaaaaaccctatgagTGTAATcagtgtgggaaagccttcaagCTCAAGTATTCACTTGTTCGGCACCAAACTGTCCACACTGGAGAAAAGCCTTTTAATTGCAATGAATGTGGCAAGCCTTTCAGTTACAAAACAAGTCTTCTTGAGCACCAGAGaatccacactggagaaaggcctcACACATGCAATAAATGTGGGGAAGGCTTTGTCTACAGAAGAAGTCTTGTTGTCCACCAGAGaatccacactggagaaaggccttatatGTGCAGTGAATGTGGAGAAGCCTTTGTCTATAGAAGAGGTCTTATTGCCCACCAGGGAATCCATACTAGAGGAAAACCTTGA